In Nitrosospira briensis C-128, a genomic segment contains:
- a CDS encoding heavy metal translocating P-type ATPase: MHSLALKQIELPIEGMTCTACAARIEKNLNKLPGVRAAVNFANEKARVEFDAATTQPEDLVRSIEKAGFHVVPQSVQLQITGMTCAACSGRIEKALNKLPGVTATVNLATEIAHASFSPGATMVNDLIAAVARAGYGASEISDTSRAEEKARRLAAYNAELRMFWVAAALSLPLLLQMAPMLWGSGAELPRWLQWLLATPVQFWVGKRFYTAAWNALRGGGANMDVLIALGTSAAYFFSVVVVVLSLDQHVYFEASAVIITLVLLGKLMEARAKGKTSAAIEELIRLQPKIARVERNGEIVEVDASSLKQGEVFIVRPGENMPVDGVVIEGASSVNEAMLTGESLPVTKQAGAKVYAATMNQQGLLKCRATGVGAHTQLAAIIRLVEEAQGSKAPIQRLADTISGVFVPVVVTLSALTLVLTWWLAADFVPALINAVAVLVIACPCALGLATPTAIMVGAGRGAQAGVLVKNAAALEHAEKIQVLIVDKTGTLTEGAPAVTDTVPAGTVAEHDLMQIAATLEQGSEHPLAKAVMEHARSMGIQPQAVSNFRAVTGSGITGCIDGIEYLLGSPRFLREHGALSDENSIAILQAEGKTVVGLVMITTANNAVPEVLGYLAIADRLRRTSAQAVARLQSMGIEVVMLTGDNSATAAAIAGQAGIAAYRAEVLPQDKAAEVGKMKASGRFTGMVGDGINDAPALAAADVSFAIGAGSDVAIEAADITLMRNDLMSVADAISLSRATLGKIRQNLFFAFIYNVLGIPLAAIGLLNPVVAGAAMAMSSVSVVGNSLLLKRWRAGT, encoded by the coding sequence ATGCACTCTCTTGCGCTTAAGCAAATAGAATTGCCGATCGAAGGCATGACCTGCACCGCCTGTGCGGCCCGTATTGAAAAGAACCTCAATAAGCTCCCGGGCGTACGTGCTGCGGTCAATTTTGCCAACGAGAAAGCGCGGGTTGAGTTTGATGCTGCCACGACCCAGCCTGAAGATCTGGTTCGCTCCATCGAGAAAGCCGGGTTTCACGTGGTTCCACAATCGGTGCAACTGCAAATCACGGGAATGACTTGCGCCGCGTGCAGCGGCCGTATCGAAAAAGCGCTGAATAAACTGCCGGGCGTCACCGCTACCGTCAATCTCGCTACAGAGATTGCTCACGCCAGCTTCAGCCCCGGCGCGACAATGGTGAATGACCTGATCGCCGCGGTTGCCCGCGCAGGCTATGGCGCCAGCGAAATCAGCGATACCAGTCGCGCCGAGGAGAAAGCACGCAGGCTTGCCGCTTATAACGCGGAACTCCGCATGTTCTGGGTTGCAGCTGCGCTCAGCCTGCCGCTATTGCTGCAGATGGCGCCGATGCTCTGGGGAAGCGGCGCCGAACTGCCGCGCTGGCTGCAATGGCTGCTGGCAACGCCGGTACAGTTCTGGGTGGGCAAGCGCTTCTATACTGCGGCATGGAATGCATTACGCGGCGGCGGCGCCAACATGGATGTGCTGATCGCGCTGGGCACCAGCGCAGCGTACTTTTTCAGCGTAGTGGTTGTGGTGCTGAGCCTGGATCAGCACGTCTATTTCGAGGCAAGCGCGGTCATCATCACGTTGGTTCTATTGGGAAAACTGATGGAAGCCCGCGCCAAGGGCAAGACTTCGGCGGCTATTGAGGAACTTATCAGGCTGCAGCCCAAGATTGCCCGGGTGGAGCGCAACGGCGAGATCGTGGAAGTGGACGCCAGCAGCCTCAAGCAGGGAGAGGTGTTTATCGTTCGCCCCGGCGAGAATATGCCGGTGGATGGCGTCGTCATTGAAGGCGCTTCCAGCGTGAACGAGGCGATGTTGACCGGCGAAAGCCTGCCCGTTACAAAACAGGCGGGCGCGAAAGTATACGCGGCTACCATGAATCAGCAGGGGTTGCTTAAATGCCGCGCAACCGGTGTCGGCGCTCATACCCAACTTGCGGCCATTATCCGTCTCGTTGAAGAAGCGCAAGGTTCCAAAGCGCCTATCCAGCGATTGGCCGATACGATTTCAGGCGTGTTTGTGCCGGTGGTAGTCACGCTCAGCGCGCTAACGCTGGTACTCACCTGGTGGCTGGCCGCGGATTTTGTGCCGGCTCTCATTAACGCTGTAGCGGTGCTGGTTATTGCCTGCCCCTGCGCATTGGGGTTGGCTACGCCAACCGCAATCATGGTGGGTGCGGGACGCGGGGCGCAAGCCGGCGTGCTGGTAAAAAATGCCGCTGCGCTGGAACACGCTGAAAAAATTCAGGTTCTGATCGTGGACAAGACCGGCACGCTCACCGAGGGCGCACCCGCAGTAACGGACACCGTTCCGGCAGGAACGGTTGCGGAACACGATCTGATGCAGATTGCCGCCACGCTGGAGCAGGGCTCGGAGCATCCTCTGGCAAAAGCAGTGATGGAGCATGCCAGAAGCATGGGTATTCAGCCACAGGCAGTGAGCAATTTCAGGGCCGTCACCGGCAGCGGTATCACTGGCTGCATCGATGGCATCGAATATCTTCTCGGCTCGCCCCGATTCCTGCGCGAACATGGTGCGCTGTCCGACGAAAATTCAATAGCCATTCTTCAGGCCGAGGGTAAAACCGTCGTAGGCCTGGTCATGATAACCACTGCGAATAACGCGGTGCCTGAAGTTCTCGGCTACCTCGCCATTGCTGACCGGCTGAGGCGTACTTCGGCACAAGCGGTAGCGCGACTGCAGTCGATGGGTATCGAAGTCGTGATGCTCACCGGCGACAATTCCGCCACCGCAGCCGCCATTGCCGGACAGGCAGGCATTGCCGCTTACCGTGCCGAGGTGCTGCCTCAGGATAAAGCTGCTGAAGTGGGCAAAATGAAGGCGAGCGGTAGATTTACCGGCATGGTGGGCGATGGCATCAATGATGCACCGGCGCTAGCCGCGGCCGACGTGAGCTTCGCTATCGGAGCGGGCTCCGACGTGGCGATCGAAGCTGCCGACATCACACTCATGCGCAATGATCTGATGAGTGTGGCCGACGCCATCTCGCTGTCGCGCGCAACGCTGGGGAAAATCCGCCAGAATCTGTTCTTTGCCTTCATCTATAACGTACTGGGGATACCGCTGGCGGCGATAGGATTGCTTAATCCCGTGGTTGCGGGTGCGGCGATGGCGATGAGCTCGGTATCGGTGGTAGGCAATTCGTTGCTGCTGAAACGGTGGCGAGCCGGCACTTGA
- a CDS encoding urease accessory protein UreH domain-containing protein — protein MTNKISHLKVKGMHCTGCEETIEHAVHYLPGVQKVKADYVKQTVDVEFDGKRIKETDIRDAIEEKGYELESAFPDASGQHLRNGLIFLFFLLMVGGVTFWGKSMIPGLVGEMSPNLGHAMLFSIGFFTGFHCIGMCGGFVVGYATAGVPQSAASTAMRHLMYATGKTASYAAIGGTLGLLGSIVTFTPHMRGIINIAASLFVIIYGLKMLDVFPALRGFTLRLPHFVTKGVANELRGHRSPLTIGLLNGFMLGCGPLQAMYIMAAGTGSPQEGATMLFFFGLGTLLPLLSFGLIASSVSRSIMRQLVLASAILVIAMGLMMADRGLKLTGSGYDFNSLSSRWQQVKPVDNHLEPSDALKQR, from the coding sequence ATGACGAATAAAATCTCTCATCTGAAAGTCAAAGGCATGCATTGCACGGGTTGCGAAGAAACCATCGAGCATGCGGTGCATTATCTTCCCGGCGTGCAGAAGGTAAAAGCGGATTACGTAAAGCAGACTGTCGATGTCGAGTTCGACGGCAAGCGCATCAAGGAAACCGACATTCGCGATGCAATCGAAGAAAAAGGTTATGAGCTTGAAAGCGCCTTTCCCGACGCCTCAGGCCAGCATCTGCGAAATGGGCTGATTTTCCTGTTCTTCCTGCTGATGGTCGGTGGCGTTACCTTCTGGGGCAAGAGCATGATACCGGGCCTGGTGGGAGAGATGAGCCCCAACCTCGGGCATGCCATGTTATTTTCCATCGGGTTTTTTACGGGCTTCCATTGCATTGGCATGTGCGGCGGCTTTGTGGTCGGCTACGCGACCGCAGGTGTTCCTCAATCGGCGGCTTCCACCGCGATGCGCCACCTGATGTACGCAACCGGCAAGACAGCCTCTTACGCGGCCATTGGCGGCACGTTAGGCTTGCTGGGCTCGATCGTGACCTTTACCCCTCACATGCGGGGCATCATCAATATCGCGGCCAGCCTCTTTGTCATCATCTATGGCCTGAAAATGCTGGATGTGTTTCCGGCGCTGCGCGGTTTCACCTTGCGTTTGCCTCATTTTGTGACCAAAGGCGTCGCGAATGAACTACGAGGTCATCGCAGCCCTCTCACAATCGGACTGTTGAACGGATTCATGCTGGGTTGCGGTCCTCTGCAGGCCATGTACATCATGGCAGCAGGGACTGGCAGCCCCCAGGAAGGCGCTACCATGCTGTTCTTCTTCGGCCTGGGCACGCTGTTGCCGCTCCTGAGCTTCGGCCTGATTGCCAGCAGCGTGTCCCGCAGCATCATGCGCCAACTGGTGCTTGCTTCCGCGATTCTGGTAATCGCCATGGGTTTGATGATGGCGGATCGGGGACTCAAGCTGACGGGATCCGGCTACGACTTTAACTCGCTCTCGTCCCGCTGGCAGCAGGTAAAACCGGTAGACAATCACCTCGAGCCAAGCGATGCGCTCAAGCAGCGCTGA
- the lysS gene encoding lysine--tRNA ligase yields MANDALEESPSEPLDSLNAEARLVEERRAKLDLLRKSGNAFPNNFRRDDFSSDIHRQYGDHSNEMLEAAPKVVNVAGRMVLKRVMGKASFATIQDMNGRIQLYIANDVAGIEAHDAFKHYDLGDILGAQGMLFRTRTGELSIRVTNLRLLTKSLRPLPEKFHGLADQEQRYRQRYLDLITNENSRSVFVTRSRIIQSIREFLVRHGYLEVETPMMHPIPGGAAARPFITHHNALDMQLYLRIAPELYLKRLVIGGMERVFEINRSFRNEGISTRHNPEFTMLEFYEAYQDYTYLMDFTETMLREVAIKVLETTKVIYQGREIDLAQPFERLTITQAIRKFHPEYTDAQLGDRSFLVKKLEALGIAYKPADGIGGLQLALFDETTEHLLLEPTFVVDYPAEVSPLARRNDANPAITDRFELYIAGREIANGFSELNDPEDQAARFLEQADAREAGDAEAMYYDADFIRALEYGLPPTAGEGIGIDRLVMLFTDSPSIRDVILFPQLRQQD; encoded by the coding sequence GTGGCGAATGACGCTTTAGAGGAAAGTCCGAGCGAACCCCTCGATTCGCTTAACGCGGAGGCGAGGCTCGTCGAGGAGCGCCGCGCCAAGCTGGATCTGTTGCGCAAATCAGGTAACGCCTTCCCGAACAATTTTCGTCGCGACGATTTTTCGTCGGATATTCACCGGCAATATGGCGACCATTCCAATGAAATGCTGGAAGCGGCGCCAAAGGTTGTAAACGTCGCGGGACGAATGGTATTGAAGCGCGTGATGGGCAAGGCAAGCTTCGCCACCATCCAGGACATGAATGGGCGCATCCAGCTTTATATCGCCAACGACGTCGCCGGCATCGAGGCGCATGACGCATTCAAGCATTATGACCTTGGCGATATATTGGGCGCTCAGGGGATGCTTTTCAGAACGAGAACCGGTGAGCTTTCCATTCGCGTCACGAATTTGCGGTTGCTCACGAAGTCATTGCGCCCTCTGCCGGAAAAATTTCATGGCCTGGCCGACCAGGAGCAAAGATACCGCCAGCGCTACCTCGACCTCATCACTAACGAAAACAGCCGTAGCGTTTTTGTTACGCGCTCCCGGATCATCCAATCCATTCGCGAGTTTTTGGTCAGGCATGGCTATCTGGAAGTGGAGACGCCAATGATGCACCCGATTCCGGGCGGCGCCGCGGCACGGCCTTTTATCACCCATCACAACGCGCTGGATATGCAACTGTATCTCCGCATCGCGCCGGAGCTTTATTTGAAGCGCTTGGTCATCGGCGGCATGGAACGCGTATTCGAAATCAATCGAAGCTTCAGAAACGAAGGAATTTCCACCCGGCATAATCCCGAATTCACCATGCTGGAATTCTACGAGGCTTATCAGGACTACACATACCTGATGGATTTCACTGAAACCATGCTGCGGGAAGTCGCGATAAAGGTGCTGGAAACAACCAAGGTCATTTACCAGGGACGTGAAATTGACCTCGCACAACCGTTCGAACGGCTTACCATTACCCAGGCAATCCGAAAATTTCATCCGGAATATACCGATGCGCAACTCGGCGACCGATCCTTTCTCGTCAAAAAACTCGAGGCGCTTGGAATCGCTTATAAACCCGCGGACGGCATCGGCGGGCTACAGCTTGCATTATTTGACGAAACTACCGAGCATTTGCTGCTTGAGCCAACCTTCGTCGTCGACTATCCAGCCGAGGTTTCGCCGTTGGCGCGGCGCAACGATGCAAATCCCGCGATAACCGACCGGTTCGAGCTCTACATTGCCGGCCGCGAAATCGCCAACGGGTTTTCCGAATTGAACGATCCCGAGGATCAGGCTGCGCGCTTTCTCGAACAAGCCGATGCAAGAGAAGCCGGAGATGCCGAGGCCATGTATTATGACGCCGACTTTATTCGCGCGCTCGAATACGGCCTGCCACCCACCGCAGGCGAGGGTATCGGTATAGACCGCCTGGTAATGCTCTTCACCGATAGCCCGAGTATTCGCGACGTGATTCTGTTTCCACAATTACGACAGCAAGATTGA
- the prfB gene encoding peptide chain release factor 2 (programmed frameshift): MEAEQLNDIAHQLVDLDSRAAALRRYLDFDNKQTRLNELTRLTEDPAIWDDNKRAQELGREKKMLEGVVVNLETVGRQLHDAQDLFQMAREENDDATLHSIEQDVSRLEKTVAEMEFRRMFSNPMDHNNCFVDIQAGSGGTEAQDWAAMLERMYLRYCEHRNYSVEVMEESPGEVAGIKSASLKISGDYAYGYLRTETGVHRLVRKSPFDSGNRRHTSFASVFVYPEVDETIEVEINPADLRVDTFRASGAGGQHINKTDSAIRITHNPTGIVVQCQSGRSQHRNRADAMAMLKSRLYEAELRKRHDEKQAIEDSKTDIGWGHQIRSYVLDQSRIKDLRTNIESGNTQAVLDGGLDDFIEASLKQGI; encoded by the exons ATGGAAGCGGAACAGCTTAACGACATTGCCCATCAGCTCGTGGATCTCGACAGCCGGGCAGCAGCATTGCGGAGGTATCTT GACTTCGATAACAAACAAACACGGCTAAACGAGCTCACCCGGCTGACGGAAGACCCTGCGATCTGGGACGATAACAAGCGCGCCCAGGAATTGGGGCGTGAAAAAAAAATGCTGGAAGGCGTCGTCGTTAATCTGGAAACAGTCGGACGGCAGTTACACGATGCCCAGGATCTGTTCCAGATGGCAAGGGAAGAGAATGACGACGCTACGCTGCACAGTATCGAGCAGGATGTCAGCCGATTGGAAAAGACCGTGGCGGAAATGGAGTTCCGCCGCATGTTTTCCAATCCCATGGATCACAATAATTGCTTCGTGGATATTCAGGCCGGCTCCGGCGGTACCGAAGCACAGGACTGGGCGGCAATGCTGGAACGCATGTATCTGCGCTATTGCGAGCACCGCAATTATAGTGTGGAGGTGATGGAGGAGTCGCCGGGCGAGGTCGCGGGTATCAAGAGCGCAAGTCTCAAGATTTCAGGCGATTATGCCTATGGCTATCTTCGTACAGAAACAGGCGTTCACCGGTTGGTGCGAAAATCCCCGTTTGATTCGGGTAATCGACGCCATACATCCTTTGCCAGCGTGTTTGTTTATCCTGAGGTGGATGAGACCATCGAAGTGGAAATCAACCCCGCTGATTTACGGGTCGACACTTTCCGCGCATCCGGCGCGGGTGGCCAGCACATCAACAAAACGGACTCGGCCATCCGGATAACCCATAATCCCACGGGTATCGTAGTGCAGTGCCAGAGCGGCCGCTCGCAGCACCGCAACCGCGCGGACGCGATGGCCATGCTGAAATCGCGCCTGTACGAGGCGGAACTGCGCAAACGGCATGACGAGAAACAAGCAATCGAAGACAGCAAGACCGATATCGGCTGGGGACACCAGATCCGCTCTTATGTGCTGGATCAGTCTCGCATCAAGGACTTGCGGACCAATATCGAAAGTGGCAACACACAGGCCGTACTGGACGGCGGGCTGGATGATTTCATCGAAGCCAGTTTGAAACAAGGCATATAG
- the fghA gene encoding S-formylglutathione hydrolase: MPELQLLSSHRSFDGSQARYRHASKSLNCDMNFSIYLPPRISSPLGNRGQVPAVYWLSGLTCTDENFATKAGAQRVAAELEIALVMPDTSPRGEGVADVADAYDLGLGAGFYVNATEEPWRHHYRMYDYIVDELPALVEQHFLINDRRSICGHSMGGHGALMIALRNPVRYRSVSAFSPVVNPTTSPWGKKAFSHYLGDDMKNWWAYDATLLIEAAHASEHLPILIDQGDADEFLAEQLKTERFIAACEAAHYPAQINMRAGYDHSYFFISTFIENHLHFHAQALRG; the protein is encoded by the coding sequence ATGCCGGAACTGCAGCTTCTCTCGTCGCACCGCTCATTCGATGGGTCGCAAGCGCGTTACAGACACGCCTCGAAGTCTTTGAATTGCGACATGAATTTTTCTATTTATCTTCCGCCCCGGATATCCTCCCCGCTGGGCAATCGCGGGCAAGTGCCGGCCGTTTACTGGCTATCGGGATTGACCTGCACCGATGAGAATTTTGCCACCAAAGCCGGGGCCCAGCGGGTCGCAGCGGAGCTCGAGATTGCGCTTGTCATGCCGGATACCAGCCCGCGGGGTGAGGGCGTAGCGGATGTTGCGGATGCGTACGACCTGGGGCTGGGCGCCGGTTTTTACGTAAACGCGACCGAGGAGCCCTGGCGCCACCATTACCGCATGTACGACTATATCGTGGATGAACTACCGGCCCTGGTCGAGCAACATTTTCTGATTAACGATCGACGCTCGATCTGCGGACATTCCATGGGAGGCCACGGCGCGCTCATGATCGCGCTGCGAAATCCTGTACGCTACCGATCGGTATCGGCTTTTTCACCTGTGGTCAACCCGACCACCAGCCCTTGGGGGAAAAAAGCATTCAGCCATTATCTGGGCGACGATATGAAAAACTGGTGGGCTTATGACGCCACGCTACTGATTGAGGCCGCACACGCATCGGAACACCTGCCGATATTGATCGATCAGGGCGATGCGGATGAATTCCTGGCTGAGCAACTGAAAACCGAGCGCTTCATTGCCGCCTGTGAAGCAGCACACTATCCCGCACAGATCAACATGCGAGCGGGGTACGATCACAGCTACTTCTTTATCAGTACATTTATCGAAAACCATCTGCACTTTCACGCTCAAGCATTGCGTGGTTGA
- a CDS encoding S-(hydroxymethyl)glutathione dehydrogenase/class III alcohol dehydrogenase, with protein MEIIKTRAAVAWGPSQPLTIEELDLLPPRKGEVLVRIVATGVCHTDAFTLSGKDPEGKFPAVLGHEGGGIVEALGEGVTSVAVGDHVIPLYTPECGECKFCKSGKTNLCQAIRATQGQGLMPDGTTRFSKDGKPIYHYMGTSTFSEYTVIPEISLARISKEAPLEKVCLLGCGVTTGLGAVAKTAKVKTGDTVAVFGLGGIGLAVIIGAAMARAARIIAIDINPDKFEIARQLGASDVVNPKDYDKPIQDVIIDMTGGGVDFSFECVGNVKLMRSALECCHKGWGESVIIGVAGAGEEICTRPFQLVTGRVWRGSAFGGVKGRTELPGYVQRYLDGEFELDTFITHTMGLEDINKAFDLMHQGKSIRTVIHFNK; from the coding sequence ATGGAAATAATCAAAACACGTGCGGCGGTTGCATGGGGACCGAGTCAACCACTGACTATCGAAGAGCTTGACCTGCTGCCGCCCCGAAAAGGCGAAGTACTCGTTCGCATCGTGGCCACCGGCGTTTGTCATACGGATGCATTCACCCTGTCGGGGAAAGATCCCGAGGGAAAGTTTCCGGCGGTTCTCGGTCATGAGGGTGGCGGCATCGTCGAAGCGCTCGGCGAAGGTGTCACGAGTGTTGCGGTGGGAGATCATGTAATCCCGCTCTATACCCCTGAATGCGGAGAGTGCAAGTTCTGCAAATCGGGTAAAACCAACCTGTGCCAGGCTATCCGGGCCACCCAGGGACAAGGGCTTATGCCCGACGGCACGACACGTTTCTCTAAGGACGGAAAACCTATTTATCATTACATGGGCACCTCGACCTTTTCGGAATATACGGTAATACCTGAAATTTCACTGGCCAGAATCAGTAAGGAGGCGCCGCTAGAGAAGGTATGCCTTCTCGGTTGCGGTGTGACGACGGGTCTGGGTGCTGTCGCCAAGACCGCAAAGGTGAAGACAGGCGATACCGTGGCGGTTTTCGGCCTGGGCGGCATTGGTCTGGCCGTGATTATCGGCGCGGCTATGGCCCGGGCCGCGCGCATCATTGCAATCGACATCAATCCCGACAAATTTGAAATAGCACGTCAACTGGGTGCTTCCGACGTAGTGAATCCCAAGGATTACGACAAACCGATTCAAGACGTGATTATCGATATGACCGGCGGAGGCGTGGATTTCTCGTTCGAATGCGTCGGTAACGTCAAGCTGATGCGCTCCGCCCTTGAATGCTGTCATAAAGGCTGGGGGGAATCCGTGATAATAGGCGTCGCCGGCGCGGGTGAAGAAATCTGTACACGCCCTTTTCAACTGGTAACGGGGCGTGTCTGGCGCGGCTCGGCATTTGGCGGAGTAAAAGGCCGTACCGAACTTCCAGGCTATGTTCAGCGCTATCTGGATGGAGAATTCGAGCTCGATACTTTTATCACTCACACCATGGGTCTGGAAGACATCAATAAAGCTTTTGACCTCATGCACCAGGGTAAATCCATTCGCACGGTCATTCATTTCAATAAATAA
- a CDS encoding FAD-dependent oxidoreductase, producing the protein MPTIITNSSNGAHPRELILIGGGHTHVLLLRKLSENPLHDVRMTMVSDFEYAAYSGMLPGLISGFYQQTELLIDLRHLCRLANVQFIHAKACGMNLKQKQVLLDSGAASLAADLVSINVGGLPDTGGVEGAKSWAIPSKPVPRLLKGWASTMAAAENSTGQLQIILVGGGAGGVELALAMRSRLPHAEFTIIHSEPCLLSGHNSRARHIVHNLLLERNVAAITGAKVVEVMPDSVRLDDGQRLAADFVFWVTQAVPPPWLGESGLDITREGFIRVKPTLQAINYPWIFAAGDAASIENRKLPRSGVFAVRMAKPLEHNLRAYLAGRLLKEYKPQRHSLSLIGTADGRAIASYSDLAARSAFFWWLKNRIDRRFMRQFQ; encoded by the coding sequence ATGCCGACCATTATAACCAACTCGTCAAATGGCGCCCATCCTCGTGAGCTGATACTTATCGGTGGCGGCCACACACACGTCTTATTGCTGCGAAAACTCAGCGAAAATCCTTTACACGACGTGCGTATGACCATGGTGAGCGATTTTGAGTACGCTGCTTACTCGGGAATGTTGCCGGGGCTTATCAGCGGCTTCTACCAGCAAACAGAACTGCTTATCGATCTACGACATCTATGCAGGCTCGCCAATGTTCAGTTCATCCATGCAAAAGCGTGTGGAATGAACCTGAAGCAAAAGCAGGTGCTGCTCGATAGCGGAGCTGCGTCCCTGGCTGCCGACCTGGTTTCCATTAATGTCGGCGGCCTACCTGATACGGGTGGTGTAGAAGGCGCGAAATCATGGGCGATTCCATCGAAGCCCGTGCCGCGTCTGCTGAAAGGCTGGGCAAGCACCATGGCCGCGGCTGAAAATAGCACAGGCCAGTTGCAAATCATCCTCGTGGGTGGCGGCGCGGGCGGCGTGGAACTGGCGCTAGCCATGCGTTCCCGGCTGCCGCACGCTGAATTCACCATCATTCACAGCGAACCATGCTTGCTGTCGGGGCACAATTCACGCGCACGACACATTGTTCACAACCTGTTACTGGAACGAAACGTGGCTGCGATAACCGGGGCGAAGGTGGTCGAGGTGATGCCGGATAGCGTGCGTCTCGATGACGGACAGCGCTTGGCCGCGGACTTCGTTTTCTGGGTTACACAGGCTGTACCTCCACCGTGGCTGGGGGAGAGCGGCCTGGATATCACGCGTGAAGGCTTCATTAGAGTCAAGCCAACCCTTCAGGCAATAAATTATCCCTGGATTTTTGCTGCGGGGGATGCAGCCTCCATCGAAAACCGGAAATTACCCAGATCCGGTGTATTTGCGGTGCGTATGGCGAAACCGCTGGAGCACAACCTTCGAGCCTATCTGGCGGGTCGTCTACTCAAGGAGTATAAACCTCAACGGCACAGCCTCAGCCTTATCGGCACTGCGGATGGACGCGCCATTGCTTCTTACAGCGACTTGGCAGCGCGTTCCGCTTTTTTCTGGTGGTTAAAAAACCGGATTGACCGGCGTTTCATGCGACAGTTCCAGTAA
- a CDS encoding gamma-butyrobetaine hydroxylase-like domain-containing protein, whose product MAGLSKDTPSPNEIKLHRKSRILEISFSDGKIFQFPCEFLRVYSPSAEVRGHSPGQEVLQTGKREVNINDIKPVGNYAIQLNFSDGHNTGLYSWDLLYDYGLRHDEMWQRYLHRMQEAGASREPMTPSKR is encoded by the coding sequence ATGGCAGGGCTAAGTAAAGACACTCCCAGTCCCAACGAAATAAAACTTCATCGGAAGTCCAGAATACTGGAGATTTCTTTCAGTGATGGCAAAATTTTCCAGTTTCCCTGTGAGTTTTTGCGGGTCTATTCGCCTTCCGCGGAAGTACGCGGCCACAGTCCCGGGCAAGAAGTGCTGCAAACCGGTAAGAGAGAGGTGAATATCAACGATATCAAACCCGTGGGCAATTATGCAATCCAGCTTAATTTCTCGGATGGGCATAATACCGGCCTTTATTCGTGGGATTTACTTTATGACTATGGCTTGCGCCACGATGAAATGTGGCAGCGATACCTTCATCGCATGCAAGAGGCAGGCGCGAGCCGGGAACCGATGACCCCCAGCAAGCGTTGA
- the ubiE gene encoding bifunctional demethylmenaquinone methyltransferase/2-methoxy-6-polyprenyl-1,4-benzoquinol methylase UbiE, whose product MTKTTHFGFNTVAEAEKARKVAGVFDSVAERYNLMNDLMSAGMHRMWKRFAVETSGVRKGDRVLDIAGGTADLSALFLEQVGSNGEVWLTDINNAMLTIGRDRLLDEGAAVSVAQCDAEKLPFPSNYFDCVSVAFGLRNMTHKDMALKEMLRVLRPGGRVIVLEFSKVWKPLQSFYDLYSFKVLPAMGGFIAGDPDSYRYLVESIRVHPSQEELKQLMQNAGFERVEYFNLSASVVALHRGYKF is encoded by the coding sequence ATGACAAAAACAACTCATTTCGGCTTCAATACCGTAGCTGAAGCAGAGAAAGCCCGCAAGGTAGCCGGGGTATTCGATTCGGTTGCCGAGCGCTACAACCTGATGAATGACCTCATGTCGGCAGGTATGCACCGGATGTGGAAGCGATTTGCGGTAGAGACCAGCGGAGTCAGAAAAGGAGACCGGGTGCTTGATATTGCCGGCGGCACCGCCGACTTGAGCGCTTTATTTTTGGAGCAGGTGGGCAGCAATGGCGAGGTCTGGCTCACCGACATCAACAACGCTATGCTCACGATAGGCCGCGACCGGCTACTCGATGAAGGTGCGGCTGTCTCGGTAGCGCAGTGCGATGCGGAGAAGCTGCCATTCCCAAGCAACTATTTTGACTGTGTCAGTGTTGCCTTCGGCCTCAGAAACATGACCCACAAGGATATGGCATTGAAAGAAATGCTGCGCGTGCTCCGACCTGGCGGACGGGTTATCGTGCTTGAATTCTCCAAGGTATGGAAACCATTGCAAAGCTTTTATGATCTTTACTCATTCAAGGTACTTCCAGCGATGGGCGGGTTCATTGCCGGAGACCCGGATAGCTATCGCTATCTGGTCGAATCCATTCGCGTGCATCCCTCGCAGGAAGAATTGAAACAATTGATGCAAAACGCCGGTTTCGAGCGAGTAGAGTACTTCAATCTATCTGCGAGCGTGGTTGCGCTTCACCGCGGCTACAAGTTTTAA